The Chanodichthys erythropterus isolate Z2021 chromosome 14, ASM2448905v1, whole genome shotgun sequence genome window below encodes:
- the casq2 gene encoding calsequestrin-2, which translates to MQTTWILLLASLGLSTLVGAEKGLEFPRYDGKDRVLDIDDKNYRKSLKKYDMLCLFYHAPPPTAKELQKQLQMTELVLELAAQVLEEKDIGFGMVDSQKDAKVAKKLGLHEEGSVYVFKEDRVIEFDGLLTADTLVEFILDLLEDPVEIIDNALELRAFDRMEEDIKLIGFFKSQESEHYLAFQEAAEQFQPFIKFFATFEKSVAKELTLKMNEVDFYEPFMDEPVTIPDKPHSEEELVAFITEHRRPTLRKLRAEDMFETWEDDLNGIHIVAFAEEEDPDGFEFLEILKEVARDNTHNPDLSIVWIDPDNFPLLIPYWEKTFKIDLFRPQIGIVNVTDADSVWLDIPDDDELPSPEELENWIEDVLSGTVNTEDDDDDDDDDDDDDDDDDDNDDDDDDDDEDDDDDDE; encoded by the exons ATGCAGACCACCTGGATCCTGCTGCTTGCCTCTCTGGGTCTCTCTACCCTGGTTGGGGCTGAGAAAGGCCTCGAATTCCCACGTTATGATGGCAAAGACCGTGTCTTGGACATAGATGACAAGAACTACCGCAAATCCCTGAAGAAATACGACATGCTCTGCCTGTTCTACCACGCTCCTCCACCAACTGCAAAAGAGCTGCAGAAACAGTTACAAATGACAGAACTAGTGCTAGAG TTAGCTGCTCAAGTCTTGGAGGAAAAGGATATTGGCTTTGGAATGGTTGACTCCCAAAAAGATGCTAAGGTTGCCAAGAAACTAG GTTTACATGAGGAGGGCAGCGTCTATGTCTTTAAGGAGGACCGTGTGATTGAATTTGATGGACTGCTCACTGCAGACACTCTTGTGGAATTCATTCTTGAT CTGTTGGAAGATCCTGTTGAGATAATTGACAATGCTCTGGAGTTGCGAGCTTTTGACCGTATGGAAGAAGACATTAAACTCATTGGCTTCTTCAAAAGTCAGGAGTCTGAAC attATCTTGCTTTCCAAGAGGCAGCTGAGCAGTTTCAGCCTTTCATCAAATTTTTTGCCACCTTTGAGAAATCC GTGGCAAAAGAGCTGactctgaagatgaatgaagtgGACTTCTATGAGCCCTTCATGGATGAACCAGTCACCATTCCAGACAAACCCCATTCAGAGGAAGAGCTGGTGGCCTTCATAACTGAACATAGGAG ACCAACTCTAAGAAAGCTCAGGGCAGAGGACATGTTTGAGACATGG GAGGATGATTTGAATGGAATTCACATTGTAGCCTTTGCAGAAGAGGAGGACCCTG ATGGTTTTGAATTCTTGGAGATTTTGAAGGAGGTGGCCAGAGATAACACACACAATCCAGACCTCAGTATTGTGTGGATCGACCCAGACAACTTCCCATTG cTCATTCCGTACTGGGAGAAGACCTTCAAGATTGACCTCTTTAGACCACAGATTGGCATAGTAAATGTTACAGAT GCGGACAGTGTCTGGTTGGACATACCTGATGACGATGAGCTGCCTTCACCTGAAGAGCTGGAAAACTGGATAGAAGATGTGCTCTCTGGAACAGTCAACACagaggatgatgatgacgatgacGATGATGATGACGACGACGACGATGACGACGACGACAATGACGATGATGACgacgatgatgatgaagatgacgaCGACGATGACGAATGA